One Thiocapsa sp. genomic window carries:
- a CDS encoding EAL domain-containing protein, whose translation MTQGLVERRIPQEAVSALVQCAKKEGMRVIALAVDNAELLPMLAAAGVDAIQGHFVSMPYRNLMYPSIQRVESSSRPAWQGPARSG comes from the coding sequence ATGACGCAGGGGTTGGTCGAGCGGCGTATCCCGCAAGAGGCTGTGAGCGCGCTGGTGCAGTGTGCGAAGAAGGAGGGCATGCGGGTCATCGCATTGGCGGTCGACAACGCCGAGCTTCTGCCGATGCTGGCTGCCGCGGGTGTGGACGCGATTCAGGGGCATTTCGTCAGCATGCCCTACCGGAATCTCATGTACCCGAGCATTCAGCGGGTCGAGTCTAGCTCCCGTCCGGCGTGGCAGGGCCCCGCGCGGTCGGGTTGA
- a CDS encoding cold-shock protein, protein MVSGTVKWFNDEKGYGFIEREGGKDVFVHHSAINGSGRKTLLEGQRVTMEVTQGPKGPQAENVTPD, encoded by the coding sequence TTGGTTTCCGGGACGGTCAAGTGGTTCAATGACGAGAAGGGATATGGCTTCATTGAGCGCGAGGGCGGCAAAGACGTCTTTGTCCATCATAGTGCCATCAATGGATCGGGTCGTAAGACGTTGCTCGAGGGTCAACGCGTGACGATGGAAGTCACGCAAGGCCCCAAGGGGCCGCAGGCGGAGAACGTGACCCCCGACTGA
- the mobA gene encoding molybdenum cofactor guanylyltransferase MobA translates to MKRTPTAPSDITGVILAGGRGRRMGGVDKGLVKLAGRPLIEWVLDALAPQVGALIINANRHREIYAGYGVPVIADADAELNGPLAGMLSAMRAARTDWILTVPCDGPLLPPDLVSRLIAALASDDASLATVTERGHIHPVYALMPVSLEPELSADLTAGTRKVADWVARRGPALADFGDRPQAFSNINSAEDVARLAAQLKKST, encoded by the coding sequence ATGAAGCGCACGCCGACGGCGCCAAGCGATATCACCGGCGTCATCCTGGCGGGCGGCCGCGGACGTCGCATGGGGGGCGTCGACAAAGGGCTGGTGAAGCTCGCCGGTCGCCCGCTGATCGAATGGGTCCTTGACGCACTCGCACCACAGGTCGGCGCGCTGATCATCAACGCAAACCGTCACCGCGAGATCTATGCAGGATACGGCGTGCCCGTGATCGCCGACGCCGACGCCGAGCTCAACGGACCTTTAGCCGGGATGCTGAGCGCCATGCGCGCCGCTCGAACCGATTGGATCTTGACCGTCCCGTGCGACGGGCCGCTGTTGCCGCCCGATCTGGTCAGCAGACTCATCGCCGCGCTGGCATCGGATGATGCCTCTTTGGCGACAGTCACCGAAAGAGGGCACATTCACCCGGTCTATGCCCTGATGCCGGTCTCGCTCGAACCGGAACTGTCGGCCGACCTCACGGCAGGCACTCGGAAGGTCGCCGATTGGGTCGCTCGACGCGGCCCGGCGCTGGCCGATTTCGGCGATCGACCACAGGCGTTTTCCAATATCAATTCGGCGGAGGACGTCGCTCGACTCGCAGCACAGCTGAAGAAATCAACGTGA
- a CDS encoding phosphate-starvation-inducible PsiE family protein — MNPEPSKSRIVSVGGRLLSGVEIVGLVVIAIATIIAGIQEITEMVGRREVSLGDLLLLFIYLEVLTMVGIYLQSGALPIRMPLYIAMVALARHLIIDMKEMTETAIIATSIAILILAVAVLLIRFGHVRFPYSASSRDEDAH; from the coding sequence ATGAATCCCGAGCCATCGAAATCACGAATCGTGTCGGTCGGCGGGCGTCTGCTCTCCGGGGTCGAGATCGTCGGTCTCGTAGTGATCGCCATCGCGACGATCATCGCCGGCATTCAGGAGATCACGGAGATGGTCGGCCGCCGCGAGGTGAGCCTCGGCGATCTTCTCTTGCTTTTCATCTATCTCGAGGTGCTGACGATGGTCGGCATCTACCTGCAATCCGGCGCCCTGCCGATCCGCATGCCGCTCTATATCGCGATGGTTGCTCTCGCCCGCCACCTGATCATCGACATGAAGGAGATGACCGAGACCGCGATCATCGCCACCTCGATTGCCATCCTGATTCTGGCCGTAGCCGTGCTCCTCATTCGTTTTGGGCATGTCCGCTTCCCCTACAGCGCCTCGAGCCGGGATGAGGATGCACATTGA
- a CDS encoding L,D-transpeptidase family protein has product MSYLPLADPSAPRNLDQTYRKPPGKADRLVVKKAERRLYLMQGDRALRSYEIALGFQPIGHKTREGDGRTPEGRYLLDRRNDRSRFHKALHISYPSPGDRWRAERRGEPPGGMILIHGQPNGKNRSTPIEDDWTLGCIAVSNREIDEIWSLTVDGTPIEILP; this is encoded by the coding sequence ATGTCGTATCTTCCACTCGCAGATCCGAGCGCGCCACGAAACCTCGACCAAACGTATCGCAAGCCCCCGGGCAAGGCAGACCGCTTGGTCGTGAAGAAGGCCGAGCGCCGCCTCTATCTGATGCAGGGCGACCGAGCTTTGCGGAGCTATGAGATCGCGCTCGGGTTTCAGCCGATCGGGCACAAGACACGCGAAGGCGACGGCCGCACGCCCGAGGGACGCTACCTGCTCGACCGGCGAAACGACCGCAGCCGCTTCCATAAGGCGCTGCACATCTCCTATCCGAGCCCGGGCGACCGATGGCGGGCCGAGCGTCGCGGCGAGCCTCCCGGAGGGATGATCCTGATTCACGGCCAACCGAACGGGAAAAACCGCTCGACACCGATCGAAGATGACTGGACACTCGGGTGCATCGCCGTCTCCAACCGCGAGATCGACGAGATTTGGTCGCTCACCGTCGACGGGACCCCGATCGAGATCCTGCCATGA
- a CDS encoding DUF2237 domain-containing protein: MKNHKNVLGEPLEVCSTDPLTGFTRSGDCETGPRDSGSHTVCARMTREFLELSLARGNDLTTPQPEYGFPGLKPGDRWCLCAARWREALEAGVAPRVVLRATHERALEVVSLADLKSHAFDLS; encoded by the coding sequence ATGAAGAATCACAAGAACGTCTTGGGTGAACCGCTCGAGGTCTGCTCGACCGATCCCTTGACCGGCTTCACGCGCAGCGGCGACTGCGAGACCGGCCCGCGGGACTCGGGATCCCACACGGTGTGCGCCCGCATGACCCGCGAGTTCCTCGAGCTGAGTCTCGCCCGCGGCAACGACTTGACGACACCCCAACCCGAATATGGATTCCCCGGCCTTAAGCCGGGCGATCGCTGGTGCCTCTGTGCCGCGCGGTGGCGAGAGGCCCTCGAAGCCGGTGTCGCCCCGCGCGTCGTCCTGAGGGCGACCCACGAGCGCGCACTCGAGGTCGTCAGTCTCGCCGACCTCAAATCGCATGCCTTCGATCTGTCTTGA
- a CDS encoding transglycosylase SLT domain-containing protein, whose product MPDAAGFARTLGALGVLTLLLNGCATETRMVENDLRDSGYSGMVSAREYGFVRPATDVVVMERRIAGRADPRGDLWNRVRTGMSLDLHANARIDSTVERFRRDPQYLSRMSRQGMPYLHMIVTEIERRGLPMELAFLPHVESRFNPVATSPKAAAGIWQFMPYTGLEMGLRQDAWYDGRRDPLASTGAALDYLEQLNRRFDGDWALAMAAYNCGPGRVAAAQAANRRSGKPTDYWSLNLPNETKNYVPQILATARLVAAPTRYGLNLPPVPDRPQLEVVRTQQPVDLNRVASATGVQLYELQRLNPALKLGRTAPDGPGHVLVPAGTGQRIGKKMGQVQIMPAMASVAQSRSNAATRSKVANAERHKIHVVKGGETIASIARATGIEPRTLAELNGISVREPLLSGQTLKVQATDDSALITHLVTKGDSIKTLAKRYGVSVKDLQRWNRLAETRLNPGDLILIYPPGRAPTS is encoded by the coding sequence ATGCCTGATGCCGCTGGTTTTGCGCGCACGCTCGGCGCGCTCGGCGTTCTGACGCTGCTCTTGAACGGATGCGCGACGGAGACCCGTATGGTCGAGAACGACCTCCGAGACTCCGGCTACTCAGGCATGGTTTCGGCGCGCGAGTACGGCTTCGTCCGACCGGCCACGGATGTCGTGGTCATGGAACGACGCATCGCCGGGCGTGCGGACCCGCGCGGTGACCTTTGGAACCGTGTCCGCACCGGGATGAGCCTCGATCTACACGCAAATGCGCGCATCGACAGCACGGTGGAGCGCTTCCGTCGGGATCCCCAGTATCTCTCAAGGATGTCCCGGCAAGGGATGCCCTATCTGCACATGATCGTGACCGAGATCGAGCGACGCGGACTGCCGATGGAGCTCGCCTTCCTGCCCCATGTCGAAAGTCGGTTCAATCCGGTCGCCACATCGCCCAAGGCGGCCGCCGGGATCTGGCAGTTCATGCCTTACACCGGGCTCGAGATGGGCTTACGACAAGATGCCTGGTACGACGGCCGACGCGACCCGCTGGCCTCCACCGGCGCGGCACTCGACTATCTCGAGCAGCTCAACCGACGCTTCGACGGCGACTGGGCGCTCGCCATGGCGGCGTACAACTGCGGTCCGGGTCGCGTGGCCGCCGCACAGGCCGCCAATCGCCGCAGCGGCAAGCCGACCGACTACTGGTCGCTCAACCTTCCGAACGAAACCAAAAACTACGTCCCGCAGATCCTCGCCACCGCGCGCCTGGTCGCCGCACCGACCCGCTACGGCCTCAACCTTCCGCCGGTGCCGGATCGCCCCCAGCTCGAAGTGGTCCGCACGCAGCAGCCGGTCGATCTAAACCGGGTTGCCTCGGCGACCGGCGTTCAACTCTACGAGCTGCAGCGTCTCAACCCCGCGCTCAAGCTCGGACGGACGGCACCCGACGGCCCCGGCCATGTTCTGGTGCCGGCCGGGACCGGGCAGCGGATCGGCAAAAAGATGGGCCAGGTCCAGATCATGCCGGCCATGGCCTCCGTGGCCCAGTCCCGATCCAATGCCGCGACACGCTCGAAGGTCGCGAATGCCGAGCGCCATAAGATCCATGTGGTGAAGGGCGGCGAGACCATCGCCTCGATCGCGCGCGCAACCGGTATCGAACCGCGCACACTCGCGGAGCTGAACGGCATCTCCGTTCGCGAGCCACTGCTCTCGGGTCAAACACTCAAGGTCCAAGCGACCGATGACTCCGCCTTGATCACGCACCTGGTCACCAAGGGCGATTCGATCAAGACACTGGCAAAACGCTACGGCGTCAGCGTCAAGGATCTCCAGCGCTGGAATCGGCTCGCCGAGACGCGGCTGAATCCGGGCGACCTGATCCTCATCTATCCGCCGGGGCGGGCTCCGACCTCCTGA
- a CDS encoding methyltransferase domain-containing protein — protein sequence MTVRKDPGSPLAELQDWYRSPLGAEVAALESACVQRLLSDTFGYYLVQVGVTESFRDAMASSRIRHRILMPCEQPSGHGGREIVGLPSRLPLASDSIDALLLPHTLDFSPDPQAVLREVERVLIPEGRVILLGFNALSAWGLWSLLRGSGTQVPWCGRFRTAYQIEDWLSVLGFDIELREHIMFRPPFRRALGPSCAAFDTLGRRLWPILGGVYLIRAVKRVATLTPLRPAWGRRSLLRGGAAEPTTRRAGHA from the coding sequence ATGACTGTGCGCAAGGATCCGGGTTCACCCCTGGCAGAACTACAAGACTGGTACCGGTCGCCGCTCGGAGCCGAGGTGGCGGCTCTCGAGAGCGCGTGCGTTCAGCGGCTGCTGAGCGACACCTTCGGCTATTACCTGGTCCAGGTCGGCGTCACCGAGAGCTTTCGAGACGCGATGGCCTCGAGCCGGATCCGCCATCGTATCCTGATGCCCTGCGAGCAGCCCTCGGGCCACGGTGGGCGCGAGATCGTCGGATTGCCGAGTCGCCTGCCGCTTGCGAGCGATTCGATCGACGCACTCCTGCTCCCGCATACACTGGATTTCTCACCCGATCCCCAGGCGGTGCTTCGCGAGGTGGAGCGCGTTCTGATCCCGGAGGGGCGGGTGATCCTGCTGGGCTTCAACGCACTCAGTGCCTGGGGCCTCTGGTCGCTGCTGCGAGGCTCCGGTACGCAGGTCCCTTGGTGCGGGCGTTTCCGCACCGCTTATCAAATCGAGGATTGGTTGTCCGTGTTGGGTTTCGATATCGAGCTTCGCGAGCACATCATGTTTCGGCCGCCGTTCCGGCGCGCCTTGGGGCCGAGCTGTGCGGCATTCGACACCTTGGGGCGGCGCCTCTGGCCGATCCTGGGAGGTGTCTATTTGATCCGTGCCGTCAAGCGCGTGGCGACCTTGACGCCGCTGCGCCCGGCTTGGGGGCGGCGCTCGCTGTTGCGCGGCGGTGCGGCGGAGCCGACGACACGCAGAGCCGGTCATGCCTGA
- the rnhA gene encoding ribonuclease HI: MPDCVRAYTDGACKGNPGPGGWGVLLRWGEVEKELCGGERATTNNRMELMAVIMALETMKRPTCLEIVTDSQYVKRGVEEWMPRWKRNGWQTADRKPVKNRDLWERLDAAIGAHQVRWKWVKGHAGHAENERADKLANRGIGG; encoded by the coding sequence ATGCCTGATTGCGTGCGCGCCTATACCGACGGTGCCTGCAAGGGCAATCCGGGACCCGGGGGCTGGGGTGTCCTGCTGCGATGGGGTGAGGTCGAAAAAGAGCTCTGCGGCGGCGAGCGTGCGACCACCAACAACCGCATGGAGCTGATGGCGGTCATCATGGCGCTGGAGACCATGAAGCGTCCGACCTGTCTCGAGATCGTCACCGACTCTCAGTACGTCAAGCGCGGTGTCGAGGAGTGGATGCCGCGTTGGAAACGCAACGGCTGGCAGACGGCCGATCGCAAGCCCGTGAAGAACCGTGACCTCTGGGAACGTCTGGATGCCGCCATCGGCGCTCATCAGGTGCGCTGGAAGTGGGTGAAAGGCCATGCCGGGCACGCCGAGAACGAGCGTGCGGACAAGCTGGCGAATCGCGGGATCGGGGGCTGA